A genome region from Phycisphaerales bacterium includes the following:
- a CDS encoding tetratricopeptide repeat protein, with amino-acid sequence DVAGADFTGAAIGLLSEHVFEGTHTAINEQFADQPLVRAQLLQSLADTLRELGLLEEATGPQETALQLRSEHLGDEHPETLTSITEMGNLLGNQGKYEEAFVYYTEALEGKRRLLGDEHPDTLTSIKNMGHLLYWQGYYIEALPYYIEALEGSRRTLGDEHPHTLGSINAMGNLLRVQGKYDQAELNYTEALDGRRRLLGNEHPETLVSIDNMGSLLLEQGKYDEAEVYVLEALEGKRRVLGNEHFTTLNSISDMGALLERQGKYDEAQVYYTEALEGSRRVLGNEHPDTLNSISNMGAVLSNQGKYDEAEVYVLEALEGKRRVLGNEHSATLNSISKMGTLLSDQGKYDEAEVYVTEALEGSRRLLGDEHSATLNSISDMGALLERQGKYDEAMPYYVEALETRRRTLSDEHPETLNSINAMGNLLRVQGKYDEAMPYYVEALEIRRRTLGDEHPATLNSINNMGGLLLEQGKYDEAQVYLTEVLEGRRHVLGDEHPDTISLIGNMGILLYEQGKYDEAEVYFLEALEGRRRLLGNEHPDTLSSINNMGLFLQFQGKYDEAEVYFLEALESKRRVLGNEHPATLNSISKMGTLLSDQGKYDEAEVYVTEAIEGIRRLLGDEHPATLSSISNMGAVLSDQGKYDEAEVYLTEALEGYRRVLGDEHSDTLTSMYHMGVLLHDQGKYDEAEVYYTEALETRRRTLGDEHPDTLLSIKSMIKLHDAWHEAEPDGGHDATAAQYRAQLDAIENNSKQPEAP; translated from the coding sequence CGGACGTGGCGGGGGCGGATTTCACGGGCGCAGCGATTGGTCTCCTCAGCGAGCACGTCTTTGAAGGAACGCACACTGCGATCAACGAGCAGTTTGCTGATCAGCCACTGGTACGGGCGCAGTTGCTGCAATCGCTGGCAGACACGCTTCGCGAACTTGGCCTGCTCGAAGAGGCGACTGGTCCACAGGAAACTGCGCTCCAACTACGCAGTGAACACCTGGGCGATGAGCATCCTGAAACGCTGACTTCGATTACCGAAATGGGCAACTTGCTCGGAAACCAAGGCAAGTACGAAGAGGCTTTTGTCTACTACACCGAGGCACTAGAAGGCAAGCGCCGCCTCCTAGGTGACGAGCATCCTGACACACTCACCTCAATCAAAAACATGGGCCACTTGCTTTACTGGCAAGGCTATTACATCGAGGCACTCCCCTATTACATCGAGGCCCTTGAAGGCAGCCGCCGCACGCTGGGTGATGAACATCCCCATACGCTTGGGTCGATCAACGCCATGGGCAACCTGCTCCGGGTACAAGGTAAGTACGACCAGGCAGAGCTGAACTACACTGAGGCGCTTGACGGTCGCCGCCGCCTTCTGGGCAACGAGCATCCGGAAACGCTTGTTTCGATTGACAACATGGGCTCCCTGCTCTTGGAACAAGGCAAGTACGACGAGGCAGAGGTGTACGTTCTCGAGGCACTAGAAGGCAAGCGTCGCGTCCTGGGTAACGAGCATTTTACCACGCTGAACTCGATCAGCGACATGGGCGCTCTGCTCGAAAGACAAGGCAAGTACGACGAGGCGCAGGTGTACTACACCGAGGCGCTAGAAGGCAGTCGTCGCGTCCTGGGTAACGAGCATCCTGACACGCTGAATTCGATCAGCAACATGGGCGCCGTACTCTCTAACCAAGGCAAGTACGACGAGGCAGAGGTGTACGTTCTCGAGGCACTAGAAGGCAAGCGTCGCGTCCTGGGTAACGAGCATTCTGCCACGCTGAACTCGATCAGCAAGATGGGCACCCTACTCTCTGACCAAGGCAAGTACGACGAAGCGGAGGTGTACGTTACCGAGGCGCTAGAAGGCAGTCGTCGCCTCCTAGGCGATGAGCATTCTGCCACGCTGAACTCGATCAGCGACATGGGCGCTCTGCTCGAAAGACAAGGCAAGTACGACGAGGCGATGCCGTACTACGTGGAGGCTCTGGAAACTCGCCGCCGCACCTTGAGTGATGAGCATCCTGAAACGCTGAACTCGATCAACGCCATGGGCAACCTGCTCCGGGTACAAGGCAAGTACGACGAGGCGATGCCGTACTACGTGGAGGCTCTGGAAATTCGCCGCCGCACCTTGGGTGATGAGCATCCTGCCACGCTGAACTCGATCAACAACATGGGTGGGCTGCTCTTGGAACAAGGCAAGTACGACGAGGCACAGGTGTACCTGACCGAGGTGCTAGAAGGCCGTCGTCACGTCCTGGGTGACGAGCATCCTGACACGATTAGCTTGATCGGCAACATGGGCATCCTACTCTACGAACAAGGCAAGTACGACGAGGCAGAGGTGTACTTTCTCGAGGCGCTAGAAGGCCGTCGTCGCCTCCTGGGTAACGAGCATCCTGACACGCTGAGCTCGATCAACAACATGGGCCTCTTCCTCCAATTCCAAGGCAAGTACGACGAGGCAGAGGTGTACTTTCTCGAGGCACTAGAAAGCAAGCGTCGCGTCCTGGGTAACGAGCATCCTGCCACGCTGAACTCGATCAGCAAGATGGGCACCCTACTCTCTGACCAAGGCAAGTACGACGAAGCGGAGGTGTACGTGACCGAGGCGATAGAAGGCATACGTCGCCTCCTAGGCGATGAGCATCCTGCCACGCTGAGCTCGATCAGCAACATGGGCGCCGTACTCTCTGACCAAGGCAAGTACGACGAAGCGGAGGTGTACCTGACCGAGGCGCTAGAAGGTTACCGCCGCGTACTGGGTGATGAGCATTCTGACACGCTGACCTCTATGTACCACATGGGCGTCCTACTCCATGACCAAGGCAAGTACGACGAGGCAGAGGTGTACTACACCGAGGCACTGGAAACTCGCCGCCGCACCCTGGGTGATGAGCATCCCGATACGCTTCTTTCGATCAAGAGCATGATCAAACTCCACGACGCCTGGCATGAAGCAGAGCCAGACGGCGGCCATGACGCCACGGCCGCCCAATATCGAGCCCAGCTTGATGCCATCGAAAACAATTCCAAACAGCCCGAAGCCCCGTAA
- a CDS encoding nitrilase-related carbon-nitrogen hydrolase has product MTIAAAVQMEPAFGQSQRNVQTALDLIEAGPPANLYVLPELFHCGYVFTSQEEAAALAEPVDGPTVSALQQASAERQCTIFAGLAERDDQTIYNSSVLIDQGQVLGTYRKIHLFDKETLWFTPGAAPPPVYQTSSGRLGLMICFDWIFPETARSLMLNGAQILCHSANLVLQWCQKATVTRCVENHVYTVLANRIGTESRGGDTLTFTGASTIVDPNGQVQAAAPEAKATVITAEIDPALADDKTIGPSKINNLLRDRKPDLYFQQ; this is encoded by the coding sequence ATGACGATCGCCGCAGCAGTACAAATGGAACCCGCCTTTGGCCAAAGTCAGCGCAATGTGCAAACAGCACTTGATCTCATCGAGGCCGGCCCCCCAGCCAACCTCTATGTCTTACCTGAGCTTTTTCACTGCGGTTATGTCTTTACCAGCCAGGAAGAAGCCGCCGCCTTGGCCGAGCCTGTCGATGGCCCCACCGTCAGCGCCCTACAGCAAGCGAGCGCCGAAAGGCAATGCACGATCTTTGCAGGTCTTGCTGAACGTGATGATCAGACGATCTACAACAGCTCAGTCTTGATCGATCAAGGCCAGGTGCTCGGCACCTATCGCAAGATTCACCTCTTTGATAAAGAGACGCTCTGGTTCACACCCGGCGCCGCCCCACCGCCGGTCTATCAAACCAGCAGCGGACGACTGGGTCTGATGATCTGCTTTGATTGGATCTTCCCTGAAACAGCTCGCAGCTTAATGCTCAATGGAGCGCAGATTCTTTGCCACAGCGCCAATCTGGTATTGCAATGGTGCCAAAAGGCAACCGTCACCCGATGTGTTGAGAACCATGTGTATACCGTGCTTGCCAACCGCATCGGTACTGAATCACGCGGCGGCGACACCTTGACCTTCACTGGCGCCAGCACCATCGTTGATCCCAACGGACAAGTCCAAGCCGCCGCTCCAGAAGCGAAGGCAACCGTGATTACTGCGGAGATCGATCCTGCTCTTGCCGATGACAAGACCATTGGTCCATCAAAGATCAACAACCTACTGCGTGATCGCAAGCCAGACTTATATTTTCAGCAGTAG
- a CDS encoding carbon-nitrogen hydrolase family protein — protein sequence MSPLQLALIADVFYQDDGQERLLARLEQAKAAGADLAVLPELPLNPWSAATKNQIDHDAEPPLGPRHQIQADAARQVGIGLVGGAIVRDPETDKRYNTALVFDHSGTLVASYQKVHIPEEAGFWESSHYESGTAAPQRIDAFSMPLGIQICSDNNRPQGCQLLGAQGAQLIVCPRATEAATYSIWRPIFVANALTTSTFVASVNRPAPEQGVPIGGPSVVVDPRGRIILESHEMVSIISIDPEVCQEARQAYPGYLDIRCDLYADAWSDLAKTKNVIKSRWSIPSPPASSVS from the coding sequence ATGTCACCACTGCAATTGGCACTGATCGCTGACGTCTTCTATCAAGATGATGGGCAAGAGCGCCTTCTTGCTCGCCTCGAGCAAGCCAAGGCTGCGGGCGCCGACCTAGCGGTGCTTCCTGAGCTTCCCTTGAACCCTTGGTCAGCGGCTACCAAAAACCAAATCGACCATGATGCCGAGCCTCCTTTGGGGCCGCGCCATCAAATTCAAGCAGATGCCGCACGGCAAGTTGGCATTGGCTTGGTGGGCGGCGCTATCGTGCGCGATCCAGAAACTGACAAACGCTACAACACCGCACTTGTGTTTGATCATTCTGGAACGCTTGTGGCGAGCTATCAGAAAGTACATATTCCAGAAGAAGCCGGGTTCTGGGAGTCGAGTCACTATGAATCGGGAACAGCCGCTCCACAACGAATCGATGCCTTTTCGATGCCGCTGGGGATACAGATATGTTCAGACAACAACCGCCCCCAGGGGTGCCAGCTACTGGGCGCCCAAGGCGCTCAGCTCATCGTCTGCCCCCGAGCGACCGAGGCTGCCACGTATTCCATTTGGAGGCCCATCTTTGTGGCAAACGCGCTGACCACCAGCACCTTTGTAGCCTCTGTAAACCGCCCTGCACCTGAACAAGGCGTTCCAATTGGAGGTCCATCAGTCGTGGTCGACCCCAGAGGTCGTATTATTCTTGAATCCCATGAGATGGTCTCAATAATTTCAATTGATCCTGAAGTATGCCAGGAGGCACGGCAAGCCTATCCTGGATACCTTGATATTCGCTGTGATCTCTATGCCGATGCATGGTCAGATCTCGCCAAGACGAAAAACGTCATTAAATCACGCTGGAGCATTCCTTCGCCCCCAGCAAGTTCTGTTTCCTGA
- the rnc gene encoding ribonuclease III has product MDKADISSAEELVGYSFRDQALLERAVTHASLVDIRHESNERLEFLGDAVLGLVVCEYLHETFPDLLEGDMTKIKSLVVSRNQCADVAEEMGLEQLLRMGKGMVGRGGLPRSVLAAVYESLIGAIYIDGGLEPARQMITNNLKKRIHAAAESGHQSNFKSVLQQLSQRVYELTPQYIVLDEKGPDHAKAFEVAVEIGARRFSSCWGTSKKQAEQEAALATLLELDAATRDETGVVHLVPEAE; this is encoded by the coding sequence ATGGACAAAGCTGATATTTCATCGGCAGAGGAATTAGTGGGTTATTCATTCCGCGATCAGGCGCTTCTTGAGCGTGCGGTAACTCATGCTTCTTTGGTTGACATAAGGCATGAGAGTAATGAGCGGCTTGAATTTCTTGGGGATGCTGTTCTAGGGCTTGTGGTCTGCGAGTATCTACATGAGACCTTCCCTGATCTTCTTGAAGGTGACATGACCAAAATTAAATCATTAGTCGTGAGCCGAAATCAGTGTGCTGATGTCGCAGAGGAGATGGGGCTCGAACAGCTTTTGCGTATGGGTAAGGGGATGGTTGGTCGCGGTGGCTTGCCTCGCTCAGTACTCGCCGCTGTTTATGAGTCGCTTATTGGCGCCATCTATATCGATGGTGGCCTTGAACCAGCACGTCAAATGATCACGAACAATCTAAAGAAACGAATTCATGCTGCGGCAGAATCTGGGCATCAGTCTAATTTTAAGTCTGTGTTGCAGCAGCTCTCGCAGCGGGTTTATGAGCTCACGCCGCAATATATCGTGCTTGATGAAAAAGGCCCCGATCATGCAAAGGCCTTTGAAGTTGCGGTTGAGATAGGGGCGCGCCGATTTTCTTCCTGCTGGGGAACATCCAAAAAGCAGGCAGAGCAAGAGGCCGCCTTAGCGACCTTGCTTGAGCTTGATGCCGCGACTCGTGACGAAACAGGCGTGGTTCACCTGGTCCCCGAAGCAGAATAG